Proteins encoded in a region of the Mesoflavibacter profundi genome:
- the infB gene encoding translation initiation factor IF-2 — protein sequence MAETIRLNKVLRELNISLDRAVEFLDSKGIEIEKRPTTKISQETYNILSDEFETDANKKMKSQKVNEEKNKEKEELRLKREKELEEKQKAEEAAKAKAEALKKEKEKEKEKEKEQEVVKAAKILSGPKTVGKIDLDQDKKVKNQDKPKADQPKVSPEQPKPETPKKEAPKVEQPKVVKQDAPKKEEKKPQEEKPSEPVEETLKTQYKKLTGPKIAGEKIDLSQFKKPKKKKDDKKTASGDNANKKKRRRISKPGDNNSSNNNNNNNNRGKDNRFKGKKGGRKSAPVKEEPSEEEVQRQIRETLEKLQGKSNKGKGAKYRREKREQHREQTEKDLQAEAAESKVLKVTEFVTASEVATMMDVPVTSVISACMSLGMMVTMNQRLDAETLTIVAEEFGYEVEFVTADIEESIEEVQDKPEDLKPRAPIVTVMGHVDHGKTSLLDYIRKENVIAGESGGITQHIGAYSVELDNGQKIAFLDTPGHEAFTAMRARGAQVTDIAIIVAAADDDIMPQTKEAIAHAQAAGVPIVFAINKIDKPTANPDRIKEGLANMNLLVEDWGGKIQSHDISAKVGTGVKDLLEKVLLEAELLELKANPNKPAVGTIVEAFLDKGRGYVATVLVQAGTLKIGDYVLAGKHSGKIKAMHDERGHDVTEAGPSTPVSILGLDGAPQAGDKFNVFEDEREAKQIANKRMQLQREQDVRTTKTLTLDEIGRRIALGTFKELNIILKGDVDGSVEALTDSFQKLSTEEIQVKILHKGVGAITESDVLLASASDAIIIGFNVRPVGNARTIADQEEVDIRTYSIIYDAINDLKDAMEGMLSPEVKEEVTGTVEIRELFKVSKVGTIAGCMVTNGKILRSSQVRIIRDGVVVHTGELASLKRFKDDVKEVSKGYDCGLQIKNYNDIQIGDVIEAFHEVEVKKKLK from the coding sequence ATGGCTGAAACAATTAGATTAAATAAAGTATTACGCGAGCTAAACATTTCGCTAGATCGAGCTGTAGAATTTTTAGATTCTAAAGGCATCGAGATAGAGAAGCGTCCTACTACAAAAATTTCGCAAGAAACTTACAATATTCTTTCAGACGAATTTGAGACTGATGCAAACAAAAAAATGAAGTCTCAAAAAGTAAACGAAGAAAAGAATAAAGAAAAAGAAGAACTTAGGCTTAAACGCGAAAAAGAGTTAGAGGAAAAGCAAAAGGCAGAAGAAGCAGCAAAAGCAAAAGCAGAAGCTTTAAAGAAAGAGAAGGAAAAGGAGAAAGAAAAAGAGAAAGAGCAAGAAGTTGTAAAAGCTGCAAAAATACTTTCTGGACCTAAAACTGTTGGTAAAATAGATTTAGATCAAGATAAAAAAGTAAAAAACCAAGACAAGCCTAAAGCAGATCAACCTAAAGTTTCTCCAGAACAGCCTAAGCCAGAAACTCCTAAAAAAGAAGCACCAAAAGTAGAGCAGCCAAAAGTTGTAAAACAAGATGCGCCTAAAAAGGAAGAGAAAAAACCTCAAGAAGAAAAACCTTCAGAGCCAGTTGAAGAAACCCTAAAAACTCAATACAAAAAGTTAACAGGACCTAAAATAGCTGGAGAAAAAATAGACTTATCTCAGTTTAAAAAGCCTAAAAAGAAAAAAGACGATAAAAAAACAGCGTCAGGAGACAACGCTAATAAGAAAAAACGTCGTCGTATCTCTAAACCAGGAGATAACAATTCCTCAAACAACAATAATAACAATAACAATAGAGGAAAAGACAATAGATTTAAAGGTAAAAAAGGTGGACGTAAAAGTGCACCAGTTAAAGAAGAGCCAAGCGAAGAAGAAGTACAAAGACAAATTAGAGAAACCTTAGAAAAACTACAAGGTAAATCTAATAAAGGTAAAGGAGCTAAATATAGAAGAGAGAAAAGAGAACAACATAGAGAGCAAACCGAAAAAGACTTACAAGCAGAAGCTGCAGAAAGTAAAGTCCTTAAAGTAACAGAGTTTGTTACAGCAAGTGAAGTTGCAACTATGATGGATGTACCAGTAACTTCAGTTATTTCAGCATGTATGTCTTTAGGAATGATGGTTACAATGAACCAACGTTTAGATGCCGAGACCTTAACAATTGTTGCAGAAGAGTTTGGTTATGAAGTAGAATTTGTAACTGCAGATATAGAAGAATCTATAGAAGAAGTACAAGATAAACCAGAAGATTTAAAACCTCGTGCACCTATCGTAACTGTAATGGGACACGTAGATCATGGTAAAACTTCACTTTTAGATTACATACGTAAAGAAAACGTAATTGCTGGAGAATCTGGAGGAATCACACAGCATATTGGAGCATATAGTGTAGAGCTAGATAATGGTCAAAAAATAGCATTTTTAGATACACCAGGTCACGAAGCCTTTACAGCAATGCGTGCTCGTGGAGCTCAAGTAACAGATATTGCAATAATTGTAGCAGCTGCGGATGACGATATAATGCCTCAGACAAAAGAAGCAATCGCGCATGCACAAGCAGCAGGAGTACCAATAGTATTTGCTATAAACAAAATAGATAAGCCAACAGCTAATCCAGATCGTATTAAAGAAGGTTTAGCAAACATGAATTTACTAGTTGAAGATTGGGGAGGAAAAATTCAATCTCACGATATCTCAGCAAAAGTAGGTACAGGTGTTAAAGACTTATTAGAAAAAGTATTGCTTGAAGCAGAATTATTAGAGCTTAAAGCTAATCCAAATAAACCAGCTGTAGGTACTATAGTAGAAGCGTTCTTAGATAAAGGTCGTGGTTATGTAGCTACAGTCCTTGTTCAAGCAGGAACACTTAAAATTGGTGATTATGTATTAGCAGGTAAGCATAGTGGTAAAATAAAAGCAATGCATGACGAACGTGGTCATGATGTAACCGAAGCTGGTCCATCAACTCCAGTTTCAATCTTAGGATTAGATGGTGCACCACAAGCAGGTGATAAGTTTAATGTCTTTGAAGATGAACGTGAAGCAAAACAAATTGCTAATAAGCGTATGCAATTACAACGTGAGCAAGATGTTAGAACAACAAAAACTTTAACTCTAGACGAGATTGGACGTCGTATAGCATTAGGTACTTTCAAAGAATTAAATATTATCCTAAAAGGAGACGTAGATGGTTCGGTAGAAGCATTAACAGATTCGTTCCAGAAATTATCTACTGAAGAAATTCAAGTTAAAATCTTACATAAAGGTGTAGGAGCAATTACAGAAAGTGATGTGTTATTAGCATCAGCTTCAGATGCCATAATTATTGGATTTAACGTAAGGCCAGTAGGTAATGCAAGAACAATTGCAGATCAAGAAGAAGTAGATATTAGAACATACTCTATCATCTACGACGCAATTAACGATCTTAAAGATGCAATGGAAGGAATGTTATCTCCAGAAGTAAAAGAAGAGGTAACAGGTACTGTAGAAATTAGAGAACTATTTAAAGTGTCTAAAGTAGGTACTATTGCTGGTTGTATGGTAACAAATGGTAAAATACTTAGATCATCTCAAGTTAGAATTATTAGAGATGGAGTAGTAGTACATACAGGAGAATTAGCCTCTTTAAAACGCTTTAAAGACGATGTAAAAGAAGTTTCTAAAGGATACGATTGTGGACTTCAGATTAAAAACTACAACGATATACAAATTGGAGATGTAATAGAAGCATTCCATGAAGTAGAAGTAAAGAAGAAATTAAAATAA
- a CDS encoding SPOR domain-containing protein, whose amino-acid sequence MFTSLSFAQNGSLTLNEDPELSQVIELKKAINKEESDSNNYKIQIYSGSLSNAESTKSKFNSSVGKWSSQLVYETPNYKVWVGSFRSRLEADRALIEIHKKFPSAFIFKPKKEKE is encoded by the coding sequence ATGTTTACATCTTTATCCTTTGCACAAAACGGATCATTAACACTTAATGAAGACCCTGAATTATCACAGGTTATTGAGCTTAAAAAAGCGATAAACAAAGAAGAAAGTGATTCTAACAATTATAAGATCCAAATATACTCTGGATCGTTATCTAATGCTGAATCTACAAAATCGAAATTTAATTCTAGTGTTGGAAAATGGTCTAGTCAATTGGTTTATGAAACACCAAATTATAAAGTTTGGGTTGGAAGTTTTAGATCAAGATTAGAGGCTGATAGAGCTTTAATTGAAATCCATAAAAAATTTCCTTCAGCATTTATTTTTAAACCTAAAAAAGAAAAAGAATAA
- a CDS encoding cytochrome c3 family protein, with amino-acid sequence MKQVIHRKLGNNFLRLSLIFLLTFSTSLFAQSGDPVAGKSLFNANCAACHKLDKKMTGPALRNVEERLAESEGLDREWLYAWIKNSPALIKSGDAYANKIYNEYGGAAMTPFPQLSNADIDNILAYTATEATPPPPPVPGTEGQAGQTSGSGISNEIILGALGLLFALLAIALFLVNQTLRRFAEAKGVDLEKTKRTPIWKAFVQNQFLVLVSVIILLLASAYFVYGFLMQVGVNQGYEPVQPIHYSHRIHAGENGIDCKYCHSSARVSKHSGIPSLNVCMNCHKSIYEVAPETQQEGLAEYGVDYNAEIKKLYAAVGWDDAEQKYTGETSPVKWIRIHNLPDFAYFNHSQHVTVAGVECQTCHGPVEEMEIMYQHAPLTMGWCINCHRETNVKVKDNGYYTKIHEQLAKKYGVENLTAAQMGGLECGKCHY; translated from the coding sequence ATGAAACAGGTGATTCACCGTAAGTTAGGCAATAACTTTCTTCGTTTAAGCTTAATTTTTTTACTAACTTTTTCTACTTCCTTATTCGCTCAAAGCGGCGATCCTGTAGCAGGAAAATCTTTATTTAATGCAAATTGTGCGGCTTGTCATAAGCTAGATAAGAAAATGACTGGTCCTGCATTACGTAATGTAGAAGAGCGTTTAGCAGAATCTGAAGGGTTAGATAGAGAATGGTTATATGCATGGATTAAAAACAGTCCGGCTTTAATTAAATCTGGAGATGCTTATGCTAATAAAATCTATAATGAGTATGGTGGAGCAGCAATGACACCATTTCCTCAGCTTTCAAATGCAGATATAGATAATATTTTAGCTTACACAGCTACAGAAGCTACTCCGCCACCACCTCCAGTTCCAGGAACTGAAGGTCAAGCTGGTCAAACTTCTGGAAGTGGTATTTCTAACGAGATTATTTTAGGAGCTTTAGGATTATTATTTGCTTTATTAGCTATAGCATTATTTTTAGTAAACCAAACATTACGTCGTTTTGCAGAAGCAAAAGGTGTTGATTTAGAAAAAACAAAACGTACGCCAATTTGGAAAGCTTTTGTTCAAAATCAGTTCTTAGTGTTAGTGTCTGTTATTATCTTATTATTAGCTAGTGCATATTTTGTTTACGGATTTTTAATGCAAGTTGGTGTTAATCAAGGTTACGAGCCAGTACAACCAATTCATTATTCACACCGTATCCATGCAGGAGAAAATGGTATAGATTGTAAATATTGTCACTCTTCTGCTAGAGTAAGTAAACATTCTGGGATACCTTCATTAAATGTTTGTATGAATTGTCATAAATCAATTTATGAAGTAGCTCCAGAAACACAACAAGAAGGTTTAGCAGAGTATGGTGTAGACTACAATGCAGAAATTAAAAAGTTATATGCAGCTGTAGGTTGGGATGACGCTGAACAAAAGTATACAGGAGAAACATCACCAGTAAAATGGATTAGAATTCATAATTTACCAGATTTTGCATACTTTAATCACTCGCAACACGTAACTGTTGCTGGTGTAGAGTGTCAAACATGTCACGGTCCAGTAGAAGAAATGGAGATTATGTATCAACATGCGCCTTTAACAATGGGTTGGTGTATTAACTGTCATAGAGAGACAAACGTAAAAGTTAAAGACAACGGGTATTACACTAAGATTCATGAGCAACTTGCTAAGAAGTATGGTGTAGAAAACCTAACCGCTGCACAAATGGGTGGACTTGAGTGTGGTAAATGTCACTATTAA
- a CDS encoding TAT-variant-translocated molybdopterin oxidoreductase — protein MSSNKKYWKSVEELNDNSSIVETLKQNEFVQEIPTDEFLGDKDTLEKSSTTRRDFLKYVGFSTAAASLAACEGPVVKSIPYVVQPETIIPGVANYYATVIANGFDYASVLVKTREGRPIKIENNNLAPTHGSANARVNASVLDLYDSLRVQGPKKGDSNISWSQFDAETTKKLNEIKSSGKQIALLTQTYSSPTTSKLVSEFAENYGNVNHVVYDAVSESAALDAFQAKYRERGLASYDFSKAMTIVSVGADFLGDWQGGGFDSGYAKGRIPTEGKMSRHIQFEANMSLTGANADKRVPVTPTNQKLVLAQLHSLIVGGSVNANALPAQVKEAVQQAASQLKRAGSNGVVVSGLQDVNAQTVVLEINEALQSKAFDSSTPIKTRQGNVSAVQTLISDMKSGKVGAVIMSGVNPMYTLPNAKEFEEAIKNIDLSVYFTMKEDETASVSQYIAAAPHYLESWGDVEFKKGHFGLMQPTIRPLFDTRQFQEALLKWNGNSSTLNDYIKSTWTANVLGGSSFNKALHDGVFVSSVAEATPEVTEEIEQDETPSSNAARALASSAKSNGTELVLYTKTGMGDGQQANNPWLQEFPDPISRTSWDNYLTVSKSDAKAWGLVNEHEATGALNGSYATVKANGLSLTIPVIIQPGQAKGTVGLSFGYGRTAGLKEEMQTGVNAYPLYKDFNNVQNVTVEAATGMHEFACLQLQNTLMGRGDIIRETTLEVFNTKDKHYWNPIPEVSLNHEETPVTSPDVDLWDEFDRSIGHHFNLSIDLNACTGCGACVIACHAENNVPVVGKEEIRRSRDMHWLRIDRYYSSEDTFAQDDAKKEGFSGLFGDNGSLGGFGELEDPADNPQVAFQPVMCQHCNHAPCETVCPVAATAHGRQGQNHMAYNRCVGTRYCANNCPYKVRRFNWFLYNGNDEFDYHMNNDLGRMVINPDVTVRSRGVMEKCSMCIQMTQKTILDAKREGREIKDGEFQTACSAACSSGAMIFGDINDKESKVAKLTEDNRMYHLLESVGTKPNVMYHVKVRNTKES, from the coding sequence ATGTCATCAAACAAGAAATACTGGAAAAGTGTTGAGGAGCTAAACGATAATAGCTCTATTGTTGAGACGCTAAAACAAAACGAATTTGTTCAAGAAATTCCTACTGATGAGTTCTTAGGTGATAAGGATACATTAGAGAAATCTTCAACAACACGTCGTGATTTCTTAAAGTATGTTGGTTTTAGTACAGCTGCAGCTTCATTGGCGGCTTGCGAAGGACCAGTTGTAAAATCAATTCCTTATGTAGTGCAGCCAGAAACAATTATTCCTGGTGTTGCTAATTATTATGCAACTGTAATTGCAAACGGTTTTGATTATGCTAGTGTTTTAGTAAAAACTCGCGAAGGTCGTCCAATAAAAATAGAAAATAACAATTTAGCGCCTACACACGGTAGTGCTAATGCAAGAGTTAATGCATCTGTTTTAGATTTATACGATAGCTTAAGAGTTCAAGGACCTAAAAAAGGAGATAGCAATATTTCTTGGTCTCAATTTGATGCTGAAACAACAAAAAAATTAAACGAAATAAAATCGTCAGGAAAGCAAATTGCTTTATTGACTCAAACATATTCAAGTCCAACAACGTCTAAGTTAGTTAGTGAATTTGCTGAAAATTACGGAAATGTAAATCATGTAGTTTATGATGCTGTTTCAGAATCAGCTGCATTAGATGCGTTCCAAGCTAAATATAGAGAAAGAGGCTTAGCTAGTTACGATTTCTCTAAAGCAATGACAATAGTTTCTGTTGGTGCAGATTTCTTAGGTGATTGGCAAGGCGGAGGATTTGATTCAGGTTACGCTAAAGGACGTATTCCTACTGAAGGAAAAATGTCAAGACATATTCAATTTGAAGCTAATATGTCTCTAACTGGTGCAAATGCAGATAAGCGTGTACCTGTAACACCAACTAATCAAAAATTAGTTTTAGCGCAATTACATAGTTTAATTGTTGGAGGATCTGTTAATGCTAATGCTTTACCAGCTCAGGTTAAAGAAGCAGTACAGCAAGCAGCATCTCAATTAAAAAGAGCAGGAAGTAACGGAGTTGTAGTTTCTGGATTACAAGATGTAAACGCTCAAACTGTTGTATTAGAAATAAACGAAGCTTTACAAAGTAAGGCGTTTGATTCTAGCACTCCAATAAAAACACGTCAAGGTAATGTGTCTGCAGTTCAAACTTTAATATCAGATATGAAATCTGGTAAAGTAGGAGCTGTAATCATGAGTGGTGTAAACCCAATGTATACATTACCAAATGCAAAAGAATTTGAAGAAGCAATAAAAAACATTGATCTTTCAGTATATTTTACAATGAAAGAAGATGAAACTGCAAGTGTTTCTCAATATATAGCTGCTGCACCTCATTACTTAGAGTCTTGGGGAGATGTAGAGTTTAAAAAAGGTCATTTTGGTTTAATGCAACCAACAATTAGACCTTTATTTGATACAAGACAATTTCAAGAAGCTCTTTTAAAATGGAACGGTAATAGTTCTACTCTTAATGATTACATTAAGTCAACATGGACTGCAAACGTATTAGGAGGTAGTTCTTTTAATAAAGCTTTACATGATGGTGTATTTGTAAGTTCTGTTGCAGAAGCAACTCCTGAAGTTACAGAAGAAATTGAACAAGACGAAACACCTTCAAGCAACGCAGCAAGAGCTTTAGCTTCTTCTGCTAAATCAAACGGTACAGAGTTAGTTTTATATACTAAAACTGGTATGGGTGATGGACAACAAGCTAATAACCCTTGGTTACAAGAATTCCCAGATCCAATTTCAAGAACATCTTGGGATAACTACCTTACCGTATCTAAGTCAGATGCAAAAGCTTGGGGATTAGTTAACGAACACGAAGCAACAGGAGCTTTAAATGGTAGTTATGCTACTGTAAAAGCTAATGGGCTAAGTCTAACTATTCCTGTAATTATACAGCCAGGTCAAGCAAAAGGTACTGTTGGTTTATCATTTGGTTATGGTAGAACAGCAGGATTAAAAGAAGAAATGCAAACAGGTGTTAATGCTTACCCATTATATAAAGACTTTAATAATGTACAAAATGTAACAGTAGAAGCTGCTACAGGTATGCATGAATTTGCTTGTTTACAATTACAAAACACTTTAATGGGTCGTGGTGACATTATTAGAGAAACAACTCTTGAAGTGTTTAATACAAAAGATAAACATTATTGGAACCCAATCCCAGAAGTATCTTTAAATCACGAGGAAACACCTGTTACATCACCAGATGTAGATCTTTGGGATGAGTTTGATAGAAGTATAGGACATCATTTTAATCTTTCTATAGATTTAAATGCTTGTACAGGATGTGGAGCTTGTGTTATCGCTTGTCATGCTGAAAATAATGTTCCTGTAGTAGGTAAAGAAGAAATTAGACGTAGTCGTGATATGCACTGGTTACGTATTGATAGATATTATTCATCAGAGGATACATTTGCTCAAGATGATGCTAAAAAAGAAGGTTTCTCTGGTCTATTTGGTGATAATGGATCTTTAGGTGGATTTGGAGAATTAGAAGATCCTGCAGATAACCCTCAAGTAGCATTCCAACCAGTAATGTGTCAGCACTGTAACCATGCGCCTTGTGAGACTGTTTGTCCAGTAGCTGCAACAGCACATGGTAGACAAGGTCAAAATCACATGGCTTATAACCGTTGTGTAGGTACAAGATATTGTGCAAATAACTGTCCATACAAAGTTCGTCGTTTTAACTGGTTCTTATACAATGGAAACGATGAGTTTGATTACCACATGAATAACGATTTAGGTCGTATGGTAATTAATCCTGATGTGACTGTGCGTTCTCGTGGCGTGATGGAAAAATGTTCTATGTGTATCCAAATGACACAAAAAACTATCCTTGATGCTAAAAGAGAAGGAAGAGAAATCAAAGATGGCGAATTCCAAACTGCTTGTTCTGCAGCTTGTAGTAGTGGAGCAATGATATTTGGAGATATCAATGATAAAGAAAGTAAAGTAGCAAAGCTTACTGAAGATAATAGAATGTATCACTTACTTGAAAGTGTTGGAACAAAACCAAATGTGATGTACCACGTGAAAGTAAGAAATACAAAAGAATCATAA
- the nrfD gene encoding NrfD/PsrC family molybdoenzyme membrane anchor subunit has translation MASHYEAPIRRPLVTGEKSYHDVTVDIAAPVEGKANKQWWIVFSIALVAFLWGIGCIIYTVSTGIGTWGLNRTVNWAWDITNFVWWVGIGHAGTLISAVLLLFRQKWRMAINRSAEAMTIFSVVQAGLFPIIHMGRPWLAYWVLPIPNQFGSLWVNFNSPLLWDVFAISTYLSVSLVFWWTGLLPDFAMLRDRAIKPFQKKIYSLLSFGWSGRAKDWQRFEEVSLVLAGLATPLVLSVHTIVSFDFATSVIPGWHTTIFPPYFVAGAIFSGFAMVNTLLIIMRKVCNMEDYITVQHIELMNIVIMITGSIVGVAYITELFVAWYSGVEFEQYAFLNRATGPYAWAYWAMMSCNVFSPQFMWFKKLRTSIMFSFFISIVVNIGMWFERFVIIVTSLHRDYLPSSWTMFSPTFVDIGIFIGTIGFFFVLFLLYSRTFPVIAQAEVKTILKSSGQRYKNIRERGDSLVGTGSDARTSVYTDKLTANEAPKPLPKPENTEKVNNLLSGLGTFDPNTQTADDLKKINGIGPKMEEVLNSLGIYTYLQVSKMSKKEYDLLDEITGSFPGRAERDDWSGQAKNLIN, from the coding sequence ATGGCGTCTCATTACGAAGCACCTATTAGAAGACCTCTAGTTACCGGTGAGAAATCTTACCACGATGTAACTGTAGATATCGCAGCTCCTGTAGAAGGTAAAGCTAATAAACAATGGTGGATTGTTTTTTCAATTGCTCTTGTAGCTTTCCTTTGGGGAATAGGTTGTATTATTTATACCGTTTCAACAGGTATCGGAACTTGGGGATTAAACAGAACAGTTAACTGGGCTTGGGATATTACTAACTTCGTTTGGTGGGTTGGTATTGGTCACGCAGGAACACTAATTTCTGCAGTACTTTTATTATTCCGTCAAAAATGGAGAATGGCAATTAACCGTTCTGCAGAAGCTATGACAATATTCTCTGTTGTTCAAGCAGGATTATTCCCAATTATTCACATGGGTCGTCCTTGGTTAGCATATTGGGTACTACCAATACCAAACCAATTTGGATCTTTGTGGGTAAACTTTAATTCACCATTACTTTGGGATGTATTTGCAATTTCTACTTATTTATCTGTATCATTAGTTTTCTGGTGGACAGGTTTATTACCAGATTTTGCAATGTTACGTGATAGAGCGATCAAACCATTTCAGAAAAAAATATACAGCCTTTTAAGTTTTGGATGGTCTGGTAGAGCAAAAGATTGGCAACGTTTTGAAGAAGTTTCTCTTGTATTAGCAGGATTAGCTACACCATTAGTACTTTCTGTACATACAATTGTATCTTTTGACTTCGCTACATCTGTAATACCAGGTTGGCATACTACTATTTTCCCACCATATTTTGTTGCCGGAGCTATTTTCTCTGGTTTCGCGATGGTAAATACACTTCTTATTATCATGAGAAAAGTGTGTAACATGGAAGATTATATCACTGTACAGCATATCGAATTAATGAACATAGTAATCATGATTACTGGTTCTATAGTTGGTGTAGCATATATTACTGAGCTTTTTGTAGCTTGGTACTCTGGTGTAGAATTTGAACAATATGCATTTTTAAACAGAGCAACTGGACCTTATGCTTGGGCATATTGGGCAATGATGTCTTGTAATGTATTTTCACCTCAATTTATGTGGTTTAAAAAATTACGTACAAGTATTATGTTCTCTTTCTTTATTTCTATTGTTGTAAATATCGGAATGTGGTTTGAGCGTTTTGTAATTATTGTTACATCATTACACCGTGATTATTTACCTTCTTCTTGGACGATGTTCTCACCAACTTTTGTTGATATAGGTATTTTTATCGGTACAATCGGTTTCTTCTTCGTATTATTCTTATTATACTCAAGAACTTTCCCTGTAATTGCACAAGCCGAAGTTAAGACTATTTTAAAGTCTTCAGGACAGCGTTATAAAAATATTAGAGAAAGAGGTGATAGTTTAGTTGGAACAGGTTCAGATGCAAGAACATCAGTTTACACAGATAAACTTACAGCTAATGAAGCACCAAAACCTTTACCAAAACCTGAAAATACTGAAAAAGTAAATAACCTTTTATCAGGTTTAGGAACTTTTGATCCTAATACACAAACAGCTGATGATTTAAAGAAAATCAACGGTATTGGACCAAAAATGGAAGAAGTATTAAATAGTTTAGGTATTTATACTTATTTACAAGTAAGTAAAATGTCTAAAAAAGAATATGACTTATTAGACGAAATCACAGGTTCTTTCCCAGGAAGAGCCGAAAGAGATGATTGGTCAGGTCAAGCTAAAAACTTAATAAACTAA
- a CDS encoding DUF3341 domain-containing protein, which produces MESSKVIHAIYNDDDVLMNAVKKVKTAKHHIEEIYTPFPVHGLDKAMGLAPTRIAITAFLYGCVGLSVAVLMMNFIMIQDWPQDIGGKPSFSFLENMPAFVPIMFELTVFFAAHLMVITFYLRSRMWPFKKAENPDPRTTDDHFLMEIPVHGNENELQNLLAETGAVEINIVDKAH; this is translated from the coding sequence ATGGAATCTTCAAAAGTAATTCACGCTATTTATAACGATGATGATGTGTTAATGAATGCAGTTAAAAAAGTTAAAACTGCAAAGCATCATATAGAAGAAATTTACACACCATTTCCTGTACATGGACTAGATAAAGCTATGGGACTTGCGCCAACAAGAATCGCAATAACTGCTTTCTTATATGGTTGTGTTGGATTATCTGTTGCTGTTTTGATGATGAATTTTATCATGATTCAAGATTGGCCACAAGATATAGGTGGAAAACCAAGTTTTAGTTTTCTAGAAAACATGCCAGCATTTGTTCCAATTATGTTTGAGCTTACAGTATTTTTTGCTGCTCACTTAATGGTAATTACTTTTTACTTAAGAAGTAGAATGTGGCCTTTTAAGAAAGCCGAAAACCCAGATCCAAGAACAACAGATGATCATTTTTTAATGGAAATTCCTGTTCATGGTAATGAAAATGAATTACAAAACTTGTTAGCTGAAACTGGAGCAGTAGAAATTAACATAGTTGATAAAGCACACTAA
- a CDS encoding c-type cytochrome, which yields MKHLIKITLVALVAISFVSCNKKSRPNYEYMPNMYESLAYETYQESAAFQNGKEGQLPAEGTIPRGYMPFDYASDTEGYNLAKAQLTSPLDSTQIDLNRGKELYNIYCGICHGTKGKGQGQLVKREKILGVPSYDDAGRAINAGSIYHVIYYGKNAMGSYANQLNEEERWQVVAYVLNLKAELEK from the coding sequence ATGAAACATTTAATTAAAATAACATTAGTAGCCTTAGTAGCAATTTCGTTTGTCTCTTGTAATAAAAAATCAAGACCTAATTATGAGTACATGCCAAACATGTACGAGTCTTTAGCTTACGAAACGTATCAAGAATCTGCTGCTTTTCAAAATGGTAAAGAAGGACAATTACCAGCAGAAGGAACAATACCAAGAGGATATATGCCTTTTGACTATGCTTCAGATACAGAAGGGTATAATTTAGCAAAAGCTCAATTAACTAGTCCTTTAGACTCAACTCAAATAGATTTAAATAGAGGTAAAGAACTTTACAATATTTATTGTGGTATTTGTCACGGTACAAAAGGAAAAGGTCAAGGACAATTAGTTAAAAGAGAAAAAATCCTTGGTGTACCAAGTTACGATGATGCTGGTAGAGCAATTAATGCTGGCAGCATTTATCACGTGATTTACTATGGTAAGAACGCAATGGGTAGTTACGCAAATCAGCTTAATGAAGAAGAGCGTTGGCAAGTAGTTGCTTACGTACTAAACTTAAAAGCAGAATTAGAAAAATAA